The Pricia mediterranea genome includes a window with the following:
- a CDS encoding leucine--tRNA ligase encodes MHYDFRKIEEKWQQFWADNKTFKAENPEGSELEKEKFYVLDMFPYPSGAGLHVGHPLGYIASDIYARYKRHKGFNVLHPMGYDSFGLPAEQYAIQTGQHPRNTTEINIEGCLDADGNILEKYVNEDGSIKNGALIDKQEPTSIDDADYRDNIIKGYRRQLDQLGFSFDWNREIRTSNPNYYKWTQWIFIQLFDSWYNTDADRAEPIEALIAIFEKSGNSGVSAVCDDDTPRFSAGDWRAFSSRQQQELLLKYRLTYLADADVNWCPALGTVLANDEIVNGVSERGGHPVVRKKMTQWMMRITAYAQRLLDGLDKIDWPQPLKDAQRNWIGRSEGASVKFRVISQSTEAAAKDNSSQTDALPESTDGASQPADDSSWYIDVFTTRPDTIFGASFMTLAPEHELVSKITTPEQKAEVEAYVEATAKRSERDRMADVKTITGAFTGAYAEHPFTKEPIPIWIGDYVLAGYGTGAVMSVPCGDQRDYDFAKHFGIDIPNIFEGIDISEEAFADKEGTVIANSDFLNGLPYEKAVQKAIAELERIGQGTGKINYRLRDAVFSRQRYWGEPFPVYYVDGMPQMIDAKYLPLRLPEVDKYLPTETGEPPLGNANEWAWDTGQSAVVSNQLIDQETVFPLELNTMPGWAGSSQYFNRYMDPRNDEEIFSQEAIEYWQDVDLYIGGSEHATGHLLYSRFWQKFMFDKGLVPVDEYAKKLINQGMITGTSAYSFKIAGYSSLENSFHTIDLDFPIFISEGYLINSLRAESKDLQKAENFRNIKPSNEILKIIERFSQNNTEIIEELILAPARIDVKMVTTSDELNLKDYRNSNSENENAIFILENGKICHNIPLNWNSQQKIEQEGVFIVHREVEKMSKSKYNVVNPDDICEEYGADSLRLYEMFLGPLEQSKPWNTAGITGVHGFLKKMWKLYHSGPNGDFKVDGASASAESLKILHKTIKKVEEDIEDFSFNTTVSTFMICVNELTSQKCTSREILEPLAVLVSPYAPHIAEELWEKLGHSESISTAAFPKFEERHLVERSKEYPISFNGKTRFTMELPLEMDKQQIEEAVMAHEKTQQQLDGRTPKKVIVVPGRIVNIVG; translated from the coding sequence ATGCACTACGACTTTAGGAAAATAGAAGAAAAATGGCAGCAGTTTTGGGCCGATAATAAGACTTTCAAGGCCGAAAATCCTGAAGGTTCCGAGCTCGAAAAGGAGAAATTCTACGTGTTGGACATGTTCCCTTATCCCTCGGGAGCGGGACTGCACGTCGGCCATCCGTTGGGATATATCGCCAGTGACATCTACGCACGCTACAAGCGGCACAAGGGCTTTAACGTATTGCATCCTATGGGATACGATTCCTTCGGATTGCCCGCCGAACAATACGCCATCCAAACCGGACAGCATCCCCGTAATACGACGGAAATTAATATTGAGGGGTGCTTGGATGCCGATGGGAATATTCTTGAAAAATATGTCAATGAGGATGGAAGTATTAAGAACGGGGCCCTGATCGATAAGCAAGAACCGACCTCGATAGACGATGCGGATTATCGGGACAATATTATCAAGGGATACCGCCGACAGTTGGATCAATTGGGATTTTCGTTTGATTGGAACCGCGAGATCCGGACCTCGAACCCGAATTATTATAAATGGACGCAGTGGATATTTATTCAACTGTTCGATTCGTGGTACAACACGGATGCGGACCGGGCGGAACCCATCGAGGCCTTGATTGCCATTTTCGAAAAGAGCGGGAATAGCGGTGTAAGCGCCGTTTGCGATGACGATACGCCCCGGTTCTCCGCAGGGGATTGGAGAGCTTTTTCTTCCAGACAGCAACAAGAACTGCTTTTAAAATACCGGCTGACGTACCTTGCCGACGCAGATGTTAATTGGTGTCCCGCCCTGGGCACGGTACTTGCTAACGACGAGATCGTCAACGGGGTATCGGAACGCGGGGGGCATCCGGTGGTACGCAAAAAAATGACCCAGTGGATGATGCGCATCACCGCCTACGCCCAACGCCTGCTAGACGGACTGGACAAGATCGATTGGCCGCAGCCCCTTAAGGATGCGCAGCGCAATTGGATCGGAAGATCGGAAGGGGCCTCCGTGAAGTTTAGGGTCATCTCGCAGTCCACCGAGGCGGCTGCTAAGGACAATTCATCCCAGACGGATGCTTTGCCCGAATCAACTGATGGCGCATCCCAGCCTGCGGATGATTCTTCCTGGTATATCGATGTTTTTACCACCCGTCCCGATACCATTTTCGGCGCCTCTTTTATGACCTTGGCTCCTGAACATGAGTTGGTGTCCAAAATCACGACGCCCGAACAAAAGGCGGAGGTCGAGGCCTATGTCGAAGCCACTGCCAAGCGTTCCGAACGCGACCGTATGGCCGATGTCAAAACGATTACGGGTGCGTTTACCGGGGCCTATGCCGAGCATCCGTTTACCAAGGAGCCGATTCCTATCTGGATCGGGGACTACGTGCTGGCCGGCTACGGTACCGGGGCCGTGATGTCAGTGCCCTGCGGCGATCAGCGGGATTACGATTTTGCGAAGCACTTCGGCATCGACATCCCCAATATTTTTGAGGGCATCGATATTTCGGAGGAAGCCTTTGCGGACAAAGAGGGAACGGTCATCGCCAATTCGGATTTTTTAAACGGACTGCCCTATGAAAAAGCGGTGCAAAAGGCGATTGCGGAGTTGGAGCGGATCGGGCAGGGAACCGGTAAGATCAATTACCGGCTGCGCGATGCCGTTTTCAGCCGGCAGCGCTATTGGGGCGAGCCCTTCCCCGTGTACTACGTGGACGGCATGCCGCAGATGATCGATGCGAAATACCTGCCGTTGCGATTGCCGGAAGTCGATAAGTACCTTCCGACGGAAACCGGCGAGCCTCCCTTGGGCAATGCCAACGAATGGGCCTGGGACACAGGGCAGTCGGCAGTGGTCAGCAATCAGTTGATCGATCAAGAGACCGTCTTTCCCCTGGAATTGAACACCATGCCCGGATGGGCCGGCAGCTCCCAGTACTTCAACCGCTACATGGATCCGCGCAACGACGAAGAAATCTTTTCCCAAGAGGCCATCGAGTATTGGCAGGATGTGGACCTGTACATCGGCGGGAGCGAACATGCTACAGGACATTTGCTGTACAGCCGCTTTTGGCAGAAGTTTATGTTCGACAAGGGCTTGGTACCCGTGGATGAGTATGCCAAAAAGTTGATCAATCAGGGGATGATTACGGGTACTAGTGCATATAGCTTTAAAATCGCTGGATATTCTTCATTGGAAAACTCATTCCATACTATTGATTTGGATTTTCCTATATTCATTAGTGAAGGTTATTTAATCAATTCATTAAGAGCAGAAAGTAAGGATTTACAAAAAGCTGAGAACTTCCGAAACATTAAACCATCCAATGAAATATTAAAAATTATAGAAAGATTTTCTCAAAATAACACTGAAATTATTGAAGAGCTAATTCTAGCGCCGGCACGAATCGATGTTAAAATGGTGACGACTTCCGATGAACTGAACTTGAAGGATTATAGGAATAGCAATTCTGAAAACGAAAATGCCATATTTATTTTAGAAAATGGCAAAATCTGCCATAACATACCTTTAAACTGGAATAGTCAGCAAAAAATCGAGCAAGAAGGAGTTTTTATAGTTCACCGCGAAGTCGAAAAAATGTCCAAATCCAAATACAACGTCGTCAATCCCGATGACATCTGTGAGGAGTACGGGGCGGACAGCCTTCGCCTGTACGAAATGTTCCTGGGGCCATTGGAACAGTCCAAACCCTGGAACACGGCGGGCATTACCGGTGTACACGGCTTCCTAAAAAAAATGTGGAAACTGTACCATTCCGGTCCCAATGGGGATTTCAAGGTCGATGGTGCCTCCGCATCCGCAGAAAGCCTAAAAATCCTCCACAAAACCATCAAAAAAGTCGAGGAAGACATCGAGGATTTCAGTTTCAACACCACGGTCTCCACTTTTATGATCTGCGTCAACGAACTGACCTCCCAAAAGTGTACCAGCCGAGAAATTTTGGAACCCTTGGCCGTCTTGGTGTCCCCCTACGCCCCGCATATCGCCGAGGAACTGTGGGAGAAATTGGGGCATTCGGAATCTATCTCCACTGCTGCCTTCCCGAAATTCGAGGAAAGGCACTTGGTGGAGCGCAGTAAGGAATATCCGATATCCTTTAACGGCAAGACCCGGTTTACGATGGAGCTTCCCTTGGAGATGGACAAGCAGCAGATCGAAGAGGCGGTCATGGCCCACGAAAAGACCCAGCAGCAACTGGACGGGCGAACCCCTAAAAAAGTAATCGTGGTACCCGGAAGAATCGTCAATATTGTCGGGTGA
- the truB gene encoding tRNA pseudouridine(55) synthase TruB — MTDFSAEDFLNGQILLIDKPAGWSSFQAVNKLKWAIRKKFQLKKIKIGHAGTLDPLATGLLIICTGKFTKRIVELQGLQKEYTGTITLGATTPSYDLETEIDKTYPIDHITPEMIRGTATRLTGTIEQRPPVFSALKKDGKRLYEYAREGKEVQIQKRTVTVTEFDIVKVALPDVHFRIVCSKGTYIRSLAHDLGHLLDNGGHLSELRRSKIGDYSVDNAIGPIAFTDNLLSD; from the coding sequence TTGACTGATTTCTCCGCAGAAGACTTCCTTAATGGCCAAATCTTACTGATCGATAAACCTGCTGGTTGGTCGTCGTTTCAGGCGGTCAACAAGCTCAAATGGGCCATTCGCAAGAAATTCCAACTTAAAAAAATCAAGATCGGACATGCCGGCACCTTGGACCCCTTGGCAACGGGATTGCTTATCATCTGTACGGGCAAGTTCACCAAAAGAATCGTCGAGCTACAAGGCTTACAGAAAGAATATACCGGAACGATCACCTTGGGCGCCACTACCCCATCCTATGATCTGGAAACGGAAATCGACAAGACCTATCCCATTGATCATATTACCCCGGAAATGATTCGCGGGACGGCGACCCGATTGACCGGAACCATCGAACAACGGCCGCCTGTTTTTTCGGCATTGAAAAAGGATGGAAAACGCCTCTACGAGTACGCCCGCGAAGGCAAGGAAGTCCAGATACAAAAACGAACGGTGACCGTAACGGAGTTCGATATCGTAAAGGTAGCACTGCCGGACGTCCATTTTAGAATAGTTTGCAGCAAAGGCACCTATATTCGTAGTCTGGCACACGATTTGGGACATTTATTGGACAACGGCGGCCATTTATCGGAGCTGCGAAGAAGCAAGATCGGCGATTACTCCGTAGATAATGCCATCGGGCCCATCGCATTTACAGATAATTTGCTCAGCGATTAA
- the aat gene encoding leucyl/phenylalanyl-tRNA--protein transferase — protein sequence MSHNHEYRPLFFLTDRLQFPSVENANSEGLLAVGGDLSPERLMLAYKNGIFPWFDSESPIMWWSPDPRMVLFPHQIKISKSMWKVLKNGRFRLTRNTCFEAVIERCSRIKRTGQKGTWITPGMREAYIELHRKGHAKSYEVWEGNRLVGGLYGIDLGHVFCGESMFSEVSNASKFAFIKLAQELESQNYALIDCQVYTRHLASLGAEEISRKEFVALLRKQR from the coding sequence ATGAGCCATAACCACGAATATCGCCCCTTGTTTTTTCTTACCGATCGTCTTCAATTTCCGTCTGTAGAAAACGCCAATTCCGAAGGTCTGCTTGCCGTAGGGGGCGACCTATCTCCCGAACGGCTAATGTTGGCCTACAAGAACGGTATCTTCCCGTGGTTCGATAGCGAATCCCCGATCATGTGGTGGAGCCCCGATCCGCGAATGGTCTTGTTTCCGCATCAGATAAAAATCTCGAAAAGTATGTGGAAGGTATTAAAAAATGGACGGTTTCGATTGACCCGGAATACTTGTTTTGAAGCCGTTATCGAACGATGCTCCCGTATCAAAAGAACGGGCCAGAAGGGTACTTGGATTACCCCCGGGATGAGGGAAGCTTACATCGAGCTCCATCGAAAAGGCCATGCCAAATCGTATGAAGTATGGGAGGGAAACCGTCTAGTGGGAGGATTGTACGGCATCGACCTCGGCCACGTCTTTTGCGGCGAAAGCATGTTCAGTGAGGTCAGCAATGCCTCAAAATTCGCATTTATAAAACTTGCCCAAGAACTGGAATCCCAAAATTACGCCTTGATCGACTGTCAGGTATATACCCGGCATCTGGCAAGTTTAGGCGCCGAGGAAATTTCAAGGAAAGAGTTTGTAGCGCTTTTAAGGAAGCAGCGATAG
- a CDS encoding DNA-3-methyladenine glycosylase I, with translation MKKQRCFWCLGDALYEKYHDEEWGVPVRDDATLFEFLVLETFQAGLSWITILRKRENFRKAFDNFDYKKIASYDETKIASLLQDAGIVRNKLKVRATVTNAQAFLSVQKEFGSFSDYIWGFVEGQPIKNRVVNYKDAPATTQISDALSKDLKKKGFKFVGSTVIYAHMQATGMVNDHEIDCFRYDEV, from the coding sequence ATGAAAAAACAAAGATGTTTTTGGTGTCTGGGCGATGCGCTCTACGAGAAGTATCATGACGAGGAATGGGGCGTCCCCGTACGGGACGATGCCACCCTTTTCGAATTTTTGGTACTGGAAACCTTTCAAGCGGGATTGAGCTGGATTACCATCCTTCGGAAACGGGAAAACTTCAGAAAGGCTTTTGACAATTTTGACTATAAAAAAATTGCATCCTACGATGAAACCAAAATCGCTTCGCTCTTACAGGATGCAGGAATTGTAAGAAACAAGTTAAAGGTACGCGCCACGGTTACCAATGCTCAAGCTTTTCTTAGCGTACAAAAAGAATTCGGCAGTTTTAGCGATTATATTTGGGGGTTTGTGGAGGGACAGCCCATTAAGAACAGGGTGGTGAACTATAAGGATGCCCCCGCCACCACGCAAATTTCCGATGCGCTGAGTAAAGACCTCAAGAAAAAAGGATTCAAATTTGTCGGAAGCACCGTCATCTACGCCCATATGCAGGCCACGGGAATGGTTAACGACCACGAAATCGACTGTTTTCGATATGACGAGGTTTAA
- a CDS encoding DUF3127 domain-containing protein, whose product MEVEGKIKKIDETKEYGNNGFRKREVILTTEEQYPQHLAIEFVQDKTDLLNNYNVGQNVKISINLRGREWTNPQGEVKYFNSIQGWRIENLQAAQGDNAAPPVPPAEAFTPADNLNEEDHDDLPF is encoded by the coding sequence ATGGAAGTAGAAGGAAAAATAAAGAAGATCGACGAGACCAAGGAATACGGGAACAACGGTTTTAGAAAGCGGGAAGTTATCCTGACCACCGAAGAGCAATACCCCCAGCATCTGGCGATAGAGTTTGTGCAGGACAAGACCGACCTGTTGAACAACTACAATGTCGGCCAAAACGTAAAAATCAGCATTAACCTACGGGGCCGGGAGTGGACCAACCCCCAGGGCGAGGTTAAATATTTCAATTCCATCCAGGGTTGGCGTATCGAAAATCTTCAGGCCGCTCAGGGTGACAATGCCGCACCGCCGGTCCCGCCCGCGGAGGCCTTTACGCCCGCTGATAATTTAAATGAGGAAGATCACGACGATCTGCCGTTTTAA
- a CDS encoding thioredoxin family protein, producing MQTTEKTTESLIEEALSKALSYADYRKLVAQLTAEGGSTGPEQTDDLANYTLMNDRRMRRFDKTVKVDADIRAEIASVSRQITLLVLTESWCGDAAPSLPVMNKVADLNDNISFKVLLRDENTGLMNRFLTNGAMSIPKLIFLDAGATRPEDKYIPFAVWGPRPLPAAQLVLDHKERHGEILPELKEELQQWYNKDKGQTILREITALLPKP from the coding sequence ATGCAGACCACGGAAAAAACTACCGAATCGCTCATCGAGGAGGCCCTATCGAAGGCCCTGTCGTATGCCGATTATCGTAAATTGGTAGCGCAATTGACAGCTGAGGGCGGATCGACCGGCCCCGAACAGACCGACGACTTGGCCAATTACACCCTTATGAACGATAGACGGATGAGGCGCTTTGATAAGACCGTCAAGGTAGATGCCGATATCCGTGCGGAGATAGCGTCCGTTTCCAGACAAATAACGCTATTGGTTTTGACCGAAAGCTGGTGTGGCGATGCCGCGCCGAGTTTGCCCGTAATGAACAAGGTAGCGGACCTCAACGATAATATATCCTTTAAAGTTTTGCTACGGGACGAGAACACCGGATTGATGAACCGATTTCTGACCAACGGGGCTATGTCGATTCCGAAGTTGATTTTCTTGGATGCCGGAGCGACCCGACCGGAGGACAAGTATATTCCCTTTGCTGTTTGGGGTCCGCGACCTCTACCGGCCGCTCAACTGGTGTTGGACCATAAGGAGCGACACGGTGAAATTTTACCCGAACTCAAAGAGGAACTCCAGCAGTGGTACAATAAGGATAAAGGGCAGACGATACTTCGGGAAATAACGGCATTACTGCCCAAACCATAA
- a CDS encoding sensor histidine kinase, translating into MNFNPKNKSSNIILLIASFVIVSLILWNTNSFFKKFKEEERLKMEIWATAQSEFQQSSEDSDLGNLHLKVFQNNRSTPMILVNKDGSTKTNNMDSEEELGSSEIQKLIKKYSKENVPIAIEQQGEHLATLYYGNSEVLNKLKYYPIALLLIIFLFGAVIFFFFKTNKASEQNRLWAGMAKETAHQIGTPLSSLLGWNELLKMENINPEITKEIEKDIDRLQTITERFSKIGSLPKLDEHDVVKETRDAYDYLNARSSKLINFSFRSQIESRPVLLNRALYHWTIENLVKNGIDAMKGKGDITVEILSNGKNVLIQVADTGQGIPKRDFQAIFEPGVTSKKRGWGLGLSLVKRIIEEYHRGKIKVLSSSEKGTVMQISLLGCRSKNLD; encoded by the coding sequence ATGAATTTTAATCCTAAAAATAAATCCTCCAATATTATTTTGTTGATAGCGTCTTTCGTTATCGTTAGTCTTATTCTTTGGAATACGAATAGTTTTTTTAAGAAATTCAAGGAAGAGGAACGCCTCAAGATGGAAATCTGGGCGACCGCGCAATCGGAATTCCAGCAGTCTTCGGAAGATTCGGATCTCGGCAACCTGCATCTCAAGGTCTTTCAAAACAATCGATCGACCCCGATGATCCTGGTCAACAAAGATGGCTCGACCAAAACCAATAATATGGATTCCGAAGAGGAACTGGGTTCCAGCGAGATACAAAAACTGATTAAAAAATACAGCAAGGAGAATGTTCCGATAGCCATCGAGCAGCAGGGCGAGCACCTAGCCACCCTTTATTACGGCAATTCGGAAGTGCTCAATAAACTAAAATACTATCCCATAGCGCTTTTGCTCATCATTTTCTTGTTCGGCGCGGTTATCTTCTTTTTCTTTAAGACGAACAAGGCCTCGGAACAGAACAGGCTTTGGGCCGGAATGGCCAAGGAAACCGCGCATCAGATCGGTACGCCCCTCTCATCGTTGCTTGGTTGGAACGAGCTGTTGAAAATGGAAAATATCAATCCGGAGATTACGAAAGAAATTGAAAAGGACATCGACCGGTTGCAAACGATTACGGAGCGTTTCTCGAAAATCGGATCCCTGCCCAAGCTCGATGAGCACGATGTGGTTAAGGAAACCAGGGATGCCTACGACTATTTAAATGCCCGCAGTTCGAAATTGATCAATTTTTCGTTCCGCTCACAGATAGAAAGTAGGCCGGTTTTACTGAACCGGGCATTATATCATTGGACCATTGAAAACCTGGTGAAAAACGGAATCGACGCCATGAAGGGCAAAGGAGATATTACGGTCGAAATCCTTTCCAATGGTAAGAACGTACTTATACAGGTTGCCGATACCGGCCAGGGCATTCCGAAACGTGATTTTCAGGCTATATTCGAACCTGGTGTCACTTCCAAGAAGCGAGGTTGGGGATTGGGACTGTCTTTGGTAAAGAGAATTATTGAAGAGTACCACAGGGGTAAAATCAAAGTACTTTCGTCGAGCGAAAAAGGTACCGTGATGCAGATATCGCTATTGGGGTGCAGGTCGAAGAATTTAGATTGA
- a CDS encoding zinc metallopeptidase — MMGYYVLIGAIALVSWLVSRKLKSKFKHYSNVHLQNGMSGAEIAEKMLSDNGIRDVKVVSTAGMLTDHYNPKSKTVNLSEGVYNQRNAAAAAVAAHECGHAVQHAQAYEWLTLRSKLVPVVSVTSSMSMWVVFGGLMLGAAAGVGFGYWVAVAGLIMMGLATLFSFITLPVEYDASNRALAWLKNQNVVTPQEYEGSEDALKWAARTYLVAAIGSLATLVYWGLQVFGGRD; from the coding sequence ATGATGGGATATTATGTGCTGATCGGTGCCATCGCCCTGGTCAGTTGGCTGGTAAGCCGAAAATTAAAAAGTAAGTTCAAGCACTATTCGAACGTACACCTACAAAACGGGATGAGCGGTGCCGAAATCGCAGAAAAGATGTTGTCGGACAATGGCATTAGAGACGTGAAGGTGGTCTCTACCGCCGGAATGTTGACCGACCACTACAACCCTAAATCCAAAACGGTAAACTTGAGCGAGGGCGTCTATAACCAGCGCAACGCCGCTGCGGCCGCCGTCGCCGCACACGAATGCGGACACGCGGTACAGCACGCACAGGCCTATGAATGGCTCACCTTGCGTTCCAAATTGGTGCCCGTGGTCAGTGTGACCTCGAGCATGTCGATGTGGGTGGTTTTCGGGGGACTCATGCTGGGTGCTGCCGCCGGAGTCGGCTTCGGCTACTGGGTAGCGGTCGCGGGCCTGATCATGATGGGCCTAGCCACATTGTTCAGTTTTATTACGCTGCCGGTCGAGTACGACGCCAGTAACAGGGCATTGGCTTGGTTAAAAAATCAGAACGTGGTTACCCCGCAAGAATACGAGGGGTCCGAAGACGCCCTAAAATGGGCCGCCCGCACCTATCTGGTCGCGGCAATCGGATCGCTGGCCACCTTGGTCTATTGGGGTTTACAGGTCTTTGGGGGTAGGGATTAA
- a CDS encoding HIT family protein: protein MASIFTKIINGKIPCYKIAENDEFFAFLDIDPNTKGHTLCIPKKEVDKILDLDETTYMGLMAFSRKVGQAIEAAIDCKRVGISVIGLEVPHVHVHLIPLNGMGDASFQNKVSMSEQEFKATAEQIRAKLSI, encoded by the coding sequence ATGGCAAGCATTTTTACTAAAATCATAAATGGCAAAATTCCCTGCTATAAAATTGCGGAAAACGACGAGTTTTTTGCCTTTCTGGACATCGATCCCAATACCAAGGGCCACACCCTCTGCATCCCAAAAAAGGAAGTGGACAAGATTCTTGATCTTGACGAAACGACCTATATGGGGCTTATGGCCTTTTCAAGAAAAGTGGGCCAGGCCATCGAGGCGGCCATCGATTGCAAGAGGGTAGGCATAAGCGTTATCGGACTTGAAGTGCCGCACGTACACGTGCATTTGATTCCCCTCAACGGAATGGGCGACGCCAGCTTTCAAAACAAGGTATCGATGAGCGAACAGGAATTCAAGGCCACAGCAGAGCAAATCCGGGCTAAACTTTCCATTTAG
- a CDS encoding cell division protein FtsX — protein sequence MGRSFEQYQKQKLISSYFSVVLSIGLVLFLLGVLGLLVINTKKMADHFKEQITVSIFLKDEAKDSETDQLRKTLAMAEHTKSATYVSKEEAAEKHSAEIGEDFQDFLGYNPLKNSIDLQLHANYVTPEEIELIAADLSEKSYVEEVSYDKPLVGLLSENVKRISFWILVASGIFTFIAFLLINSSIRLSIYSKRFIIKTMQMVGATKTFIRLPFIWTNVKLGMLGAIMAMLALGATLFYMDETFPELMLFEDLEMLAVVFSSVFLLGILISLVCTYFATQRFLNLRTDELYY from the coding sequence ATGGGCAGATCCTTCGAACAGTACCAAAAACAGAAGCTGATATCCTCGTACTTTTCCGTAGTGCTGAGTATCGGACTGGTGCTTTTTTTGTTGGGGGTCTTGGGTCTGCTGGTCATCAATACCAAAAAGATGGCCGACCATTTTAAGGAGCAGATAACGGTATCCATTTTCCTCAAGGACGAGGCCAAGGATTCGGAAACGGACCAACTGCGGAAGACCCTGGCGATGGCAGAACATACGAAGTCGGCCACCTATGTCTCAAAGGAAGAGGCCGCCGAAAAGCACAGTGCGGAAATCGGGGAGGATTTTCAGGATTTTCTAGGCTACAATCCCTTAAAGAATTCCATCGACCTACAACTTCATGCGAACTACGTGACCCCTGAGGAAATTGAACTGATTGCGGCCGACCTCAGCGAAAAATCCTACGTCGAAGAGGTCAGCTATGACAAGCCCCTAGTAGGCCTGTTGAGCGAAAACGTAAAACGGATCAGTTTTTGGATTTTGGTCGCCAGCGGCATCTTTACCTTTATCGCCTTTCTGCTGATCAATAGCTCGATACGGCTATCCATCTACTCCAAACGATTTATAATCAAAACCATGCAGATGGTGGGGGCGACCAAAACCTTTATTCGGCTTCCGTTTATCTGGACGAACGTCAAACTGGGGATGCTCGGCGCCATTATGGCCATGCTCGCATTGGGAGCTACCCTGTTTTATATGGACGAAACCTTCCCCGAGCTTATGCTTTTCGAAGATCTCGAAATGCTGGCCGTGGTGTTCAGCAGTGTGTTCTTATTGGGGATTTTGATTTCCCTGGTCTGCACCTACTTTGCCACACAGCGCTTTTTAAACCTGAGAACGGACGAGCTTTATTATTGA
- a CDS encoding undecaprenyl-diphosphate phosphatase, whose translation MDTLDAIILGIIQGLTEFLPVSSSGHLELGKAILGDESVGEQSLLFTVVLHFATALSTIVVFRKDVWEILRGLFQFKWNEESQFSAKIIVSMLPAVLIGLFFEEKLESFFGGDVAFIGRMLIITAILLYFADRAKNTTKKVTFGSAFLIGISQAIAMLPGISRSGATISTSVLLGVDKSKAARFSFLMVVPLIFGKIAKDIMGGQLTLHNDNNLAMAAGFIAAFLAGLVACTWMISLVRNSKLTYFAVYCLIVGLIAIGYGVWG comes from the coding sequence TTGGATACCCTTGACGCCATTATCCTTGGTATCATTCAGGGACTGACCGAATTTTTGCCCGTTTCCTCCAGTGGACATCTCGAATTGGGAAAAGCCATTTTGGGGGACGAATCTGTTGGCGAGCAAAGCCTGCTCTTTACGGTGGTGCTCCATTTTGCCACCGCCTTGAGCACCATAGTCGTGTTTAGAAAAGATGTTTGGGAAATTCTACGGGGACTTTTTCAGTTCAAATGGAACGAGGAAAGCCAATTCTCCGCCAAAATCATCGTCTCCATGCTGCCCGCCGTCTTAATCGGCCTTTTTTTCGAGGAAAAACTGGAAAGCTTTTTCGGTGGCGATGTCGCTTTTATAGGCCGTATGCTTATCATCACGGCCATTCTGCTCTATTTTGCCGATAGGGCCAAGAACACCACCAAGAAAGTGACCTTCGGCAGTGCCTTTTTAATCGGCATTTCACAGGCGATCGCCATGCTCCCGGGCATTTCGCGCAGTGGGGCGACCATATCGACGTCTGTGTTGTTGGGCGTTGATAAGTCCAAAGCGGCCCGCTTCTCGTTCCTGATGGTGGTACCCCTGATTTTCGGAAAAATCGCCAAGGACATTATGGGCGGACAGCTCACCTTACACAATGATAATAATCTCGCCATGGCGGCAGGCTTTATCGCCGCGTTTCTGGCCGGATTAGTAGCCTGTACCTGGATGATAAGCCTGGTCAGAAACAGCAAGCTTACTTATTTTGCCGTCTACTGCCTCATTGTAGGCTTGATCGCTATAGGATACGGGGTTTGGGGATAG
- a CDS encoding DUF3098 domain-containing protein, giving the protein MAKRNPSKKTDQQPKKEFIFQKKNYTFMFIGIAFIALGFILMGGGGTDDPNVFNEEIYNFRRIRLAPTLVLIGLGIEVYAILLNPHNKD; this is encoded by the coding sequence ATGGCCAAGAGAAATCCTTCCAAAAAAACAGACCAACAGCCGAAGAAGGAATTTATTTTCCAGAAGAAGAACTACACCTTTATGTTCATCGGCATCGCCTTTATCGCTTTGGGATTTATCCTTATGGGTGGCGGCGGCACCGATGATCCTAATGTTTTCAACGAAGAAATCTACAATTTCCGCAGGATTCGGCTGGCCCCTACCCTTGTACTGATCGGGCTGGGCATCGAGGTGTACGCCATATTGTTGAACCCGCATAACAAAGATTGA